The genomic DNA CACATTACTATTGTGTACGGAGTATAGGTGTAATATAATAGAGTTAAAACTTTATTAAAAAAATAGCACAAGTTCTGGAGGGTTTTATGTCGATACCGCAAAAGAAGGTTTCAATATTTACTGACGGCGCATGCTCCGGCAACCCTGGCCCGGGTGGTTGGGGGGCTATTCTGCGCTATGGCACCGTCGAGCGAGAGCTTTCGGGCGGAGAACGAGAGACGACAAACAACCGCATGGAGCTCACCGCTGTGATACAGGCGCTTTCAGCGCTCAAGGAGCCCTGTGACGTTACCATTTACAGCGACTCCAAATATGTCATCGACGCAGTTGAAAAAGGCTGGGCGCGTGGCTGGCGCGCACGTGGCTGGGTCAAAGCGGATAAAAAGCCTGCATTAAATGTCGATCTCTGGCAGCAGTTGCTTGAACTATTAGAGCGACACAACGCACGTTTTGTTTGGGTAAAAGGGCATAATGAACACCCTGAAAACGAGCGCTGCGATCGGCTTGCAGTAGCCGAAAGTAAAAAATTTTAAAAAATTAAACAAAGCTATTGCATTTCATACAAATAAGGTATACAATAAAGTTGACAAAAAGAGTATAGCTTCTCTGTTTTTAGGTATTCTAATGTATAAGACCGTAATTTTATAGCGCTGCGTCTGCTACGGCTCCCTTTGGTTCGGCAGGACGGCAATTTAAATAGCGATTTTCGCTCTTGGAGGATTTATCATGGAAAAACGTTTTGTTTATGCGGATAATTCCGCTACAACCGCGGTGTCCAAACCTGTGTTGGACGCTATGTTACCTTATTTGACTGAGCATTACGGCAACCCTTCGAGCGTTTATTCCAAGGGCCGCGAGGCCAAGTCCGGGCTTGACACCGCCCGTGAAAAGGTTGCCAAGGCTTTGAACGCCAAAGTCAATGAAATCTTTTTCACCTCTTGCGGAACCGAGTCGGATAACTGGGCAATAAAGGGTGCTGCTGCCGTTGGTGCTAAAAAAGGCAAAAAACACCTCATCACCACCAATTTTGAACATCATGCTGTGTTGCATTCCTTTCAGGCGCTTGAAAAACAGGGCTTTGAAGTGACATACCTACCAGTTGACAGCGAAGGGCTGATTTCCGCCGAGCAGGTTAAGGCTGCTATCCGGCCCGATACGGCGCTTGTCAGCATCATGTATGCCAACAATGAAATCGCCACCGTGCTGCCTATCGCCGAAATTGGTGCCGTCTGTCGTGCAGCTAAGGTTCTGTTCCACACCGATGCGGTGCAAGCGGTTGGCAATGTACCGATTGACGTCGTGGCTCAGAATATTGACATGCTTTCGCTGTCAGGTCATAAGATCCACGCCCCCAAAGGCGTCGGCGTGCTGTATGTCAAAAACGGTGTTGTTATCGATACCTTTATGGACGGCGGCGCACAAGAGCGTAGCCGCCGCGCCGGCACCGAAAACCTCGCCTCCATCGTGGGGCTTGGCGC from Oscillospiraceae bacterium MB24-C1 includes the following:
- the nifS gene encoding cysteine desulfurase NifS, translated to MEKRFVYADNSATTAVSKPVLDAMLPYLTEHYGNPSSVYSKGREAKSGLDTAREKVAKALNAKVNEIFFTSCGTESDNWAIKGAAAVGAKKGKKHLITTNFEHHAVLHSFQALEKQGFEVTYLPVDSEGLISAEQVKAAIRPDTALVSIMYANNEIATVLPIAEIGAVCRAAKVLFHTDAVQAVGNVPIDVVAQNIDMLSLSGHKIHAPKGVGVLYVKNGVVIDTFMDGGAQERSRRAGTENLASIVGLGAAIEIATTDIDARNAHKKEMRDRLIDGILKEIPRCRLNGSREHRLPGSLNISFEGIEGESMLLMLDMKGICASSGSACTSGSLDPSHVLLAIGLPHEIAHGSLRLSLSDENTMEDVDYILAELQPIISRLRAMSPLWEKLMAEEK
- the rnhA gene encoding ribonuclease HI → MSIPQKKVSIFTDGACSGNPGPGGWGAILRYGTVERELSGGERETTNNRMELTAVIQALSALKEPCDVTIYSDSKYVIDAVEKGWARGWRARGWVKADKKPALNVDLWQQLLELLERHNARFVWVKGHNEHPENERCDRLAVAESKKF